A DNA window from Mesotoga sp. UBA6090 contains the following coding sequences:
- a CDS encoding glycoside hydrolase family 36 protein: ATDELLVGFVSNEFSHQYFLWNDESSSIKGVVDLFGTRLLPGESIELETMAIYGSDTLWEMLEEYADLIRQKNSVKFREFEGIGWCSWYHYFTEITFEELLKNVRLLAEIRDREKIDYRLVQLDDGYQEDIGDWLQTNSKFPGLKEIASEIRGEGFKAGLWIAPFSASETSRLFYEHRNWFVRNDDESPKVAYRNWGKRIFALDITNPEALSYLENLIKSIRDSGFDYLKIDFLFAGAIPGKRFDESVSPIEAYRTGMRIIRNSAGEDCFILGCGAPLLPSVGFVDGMRIGSDTAPHWNGEPMDIGVPSARFCLRNAYTRSFMHRRLWLNDPDTIILGDCDLTEEEKRIFALSVGLLDGMMLNSDDMAGVDNNGIELLREAISLRGGEPRVFLDGMNGVFAACTRKAPQSNVISFVNLTDTPRHSIKLKEMYRDWSGGVPSVDEVELPERSIWIEKMGSTTE; the protein is encoded by the coding sequence GCTACAGATGAACTTCTAGTGGGTTTCGTCTCCAATGAGTTTTCACATCAGTATTTTCTATGGAACGATGAATCTTCAAGCATAAAGGGCGTTGTAGATCTTTTTGGGACCAGACTACTGCCGGGCGAATCGATTGAACTGGAGACAATGGCTATATATGGCAGTGACACTCTCTGGGAAATGCTTGAAGAGTATGCTGACTTGATAAGGCAGAAGAACTCAGTAAAATTCAGAGAATTCGAAGGGATCGGATGGTGCAGCTGGTACCACTATTTCACAGAGATCACTTTCGAGGAGCTGTTAAAGAATGTGAGACTTCTCGCAGAAATCAGAGATCGAGAGAAGATAGACTACAGGCTTGTTCAGCTGGATGACGGCTATCAAGAAGACATAGGTGACTGGCTTCAAACCAATTCCAAGTTTCCGGGATTGAAGGAAATCGCATCGGAAATCAGGGGAGAAGGGTTCAAGGCAGGACTTTGGATAGCGCCCTTTTCCGCTTCTGAGACTTCCAGACTGTTCTACGAACACAGAAATTGGTTTGTGAGAAACGATGATGAAAGCCCCAAAGTTGCTTACAGAAACTGGGGGAAGCGGATATTCGCCCTCGACATTACGAATCCCGAAGCCTTGAGTTATCTTGAAAACTTGATAAAGTCGATTAGAGATTCTGGCTTCGATTACTTGAAGATAGATTTCCTATTCGCGGGTGCTATCCCGGGAAAGAGGTTTGATGAAAGCGTAAGTCCCATTGAAGCCTACAGAACAGGTATGCGGATAATCAGAAACTCTGCTGGAGAAGATTGCTTCATTCTTGGCTGTGGTGCGCCACTCCTCCCTTCAGTTGGTTTTGTCGATGGAATGAGGATAGGATCAGATACTGCTCCTCATTGGAACGGTGAACCCATGGATATCGGGGTTCCCAGCGCAAGATTCTGCTTGAGAAACGCATATACAAGATCCTTCATGCACCGAAGACTGTGGCTCAACGATCCCGATACGATCATCCTCGGAGACTGCGATCTCACCGAAGAAGAAAAGAGAATCTTTGCCCTGTCGGTGGGATTGCTTGACGGAATGATGCTCAATAGCGATGACATGGCGGGAGTAGACAACAATGGAATAGAGCTGCTAAGAGAAGCGATATCGCTTAGAGGAGGAGAACCAAGGGTATTCCTTGACGGTATGAATGGGGTTTTTGCGGCCTGTACGAGGAAGGCCCCTCAAAGTAACGTGATTTCATTTGTGAATCTTACTGATACACCGAGGCATTCTATAAAACTAAAGGAGATGTATCGGGATTGGTCCGGTGGGGTACCTTCTGTCGATGAAGTTGAGCTTCCAGAAAGAAGCATCTGGATAGAGAAGATGGGATCCACTACAGAATGA